In Candidatus Margulisiibacteriota bacterium, a genomic segment contains:
- a CDS encoding arginine decarboxylase, pyruvoyl-dependent produces the protein MVPQEVFLTKGIGRHKEKLSSFEMALRDAGIAYCNLVRVSSIFPPHCKIITQEEGRERIKPGQIVFCVLSDIATNEPNRLIASSVGIAIPGDKNNYGYLSEHHSYGETEQIAGDYAEDLAAEMLATTLGIDVSQDLKWDERKEIWKMEDKIVNTMNITQSGIGDPKGLWTTVVAAAVLIL, from the coding sequence ATTGTTCCTCAAGAAGTTTTTTTAACCAAAGGTATCGGAAGGCACAAAGAGAAGCTTTCCTCCTTTGAAATGGCGCTCCGCGATGCGGGAATAGCTTATTGTAACCTTGTCAGAGTATCAAGTATATTTCCTCCTCACTGTAAGATCATTACCCAAGAAGAAGGCCGTGAAAGAATAAAACCGGGACAGATTGTATTCTGCGTTCTTTCAGATATAGCGACTAACGAGCCGAATAGACTCATCGCTTCATCCGTTGGTATAGCAATTCCTGGCGATAAGAATAATTATGGGTATTTATCAGAGCATCACTCATATGGAGAAACAGAACAAATAGCTGGCGATTACGCAGAAGATTTAGCTGCCGAAATGCTTGCCACTACTCTTGGTATAGATGTTTCTCAAGATCTCAAATGGGACGAAAGAAAAGAAATATGGAAGATGGAAGATAAGATCGTTAACACAATGAACATTACGCAATCCGGCATTGGGGATCCTAAAGGATTATGGACTACTGTTGTTGCTGCTGCTGTATTAATTCTCTAA
- the sppA gene encoding signal peptide peptidase SppA has product MLRNCPMLNKNSYILLFILALCTLSVFVSFFQISTFPSQSKKRFLSTQSKILVVNIEGVIQSEVSKDKLSFSDNSSHRALVSLQQAAYTANIKGVLIRINSPGGTVGASQELYNAISRIRKSKKYVAVSIADIGASGGYYTASAANYIFANKGSLVGSIGVIMHGFNLEELFKKVGIEDKTFKSGLYKDIMSYSRESTPVEKEMIQSMLDEVHNQFISDVLAYRKEKITNIDSVSQGQIFTGSQALSLGLIDGLGGEIEALEYLSKKLGIKLTESTVVYEKGSFWERLLSEVGMDSKVTSLLKLLNLLNYKVIL; this is encoded by the coding sequence ATGCTGAGGAATTGTCCTATGTTAAACAAAAACAGCTACATTCTACTATTTATACTAGCGCTCTGTACATTGTCCGTATTCGTCAGTTTTTTTCAAATTTCGACTTTTCCCAGCCAATCTAAAAAAAGATTTTTATCAACACAATCCAAAATTCTGGTTGTTAATATAGAAGGCGTTATCCAAAGTGAGGTAAGCAAAGACAAACTAAGTTTCTCTGACAACTCCTCACATCGAGCGCTAGTCTCACTCCAGCAAGCGGCGTATACCGCCAACATAAAAGGTGTATTGATACGAATTAATAGCCCAGGAGGAACTGTCGGAGCATCTCAGGAACTCTATAATGCAATATCGCGGATTCGAAAATCGAAAAAATATGTTGCGGTATCTATCGCTGACATCGGTGCTTCAGGCGGTTATTACACAGCCAGTGCTGCTAATTACATCTTTGCCAACAAAGGCTCGCTCGTGGGAAGTATCGGGGTTATCATGCACGGGTTTAACCTGGAAGAACTGTTTAAAAAAGTTGGAATAGAAGACAAAACATTCAAGTCCGGACTCTACAAAGATATCATGTCGTACTCGAGGGAATCAACGCCTGTCGAAAAAGAAATGATCCAGAGCATGCTTGATGAAGTCCACAATCAATTTATCAGCGATGTTTTAGCCTATCGAAAAGAAAAAATCACAAACATTGACTCGGTATCCCAAGGCCAGATTTTCACGGGTTCCCAGGCCTTGTCATTAGGGCTCATAGATGGTCTTGGCGGTGAGATTGAAGCACTCGAATACTTATCAAAAAAGCTCGGAATCAAATTAACAGAGTCAACCGTTGTTTATGAAAAAGGCTCTTTTTGGGAAAGATTATTATCAGAGGTAGGCATGGATTCAAAAGTCACCTCCCTTCTTAAGCTTCTTAACTTACTCAACTACAAAGTCATACTCTAA